In the Bacillus amyloliquefaciens DSM 7 = ATCC 23350 genome, ACGGTCATCAGTCTTCTGTTCTTATGTTTTATGTTTTTATTGTGTTTTATCGGGCCGTCTTTTTCTCCGTACATAACAGATCGGACGGATATTTCTAATGCCAATCAGCATCCCGGGATTCATCATTGGCTGGGGACCGACCAGTACGGGAGAGATGTGCTGACGAGGCTGATGCTGGCGGGGCAGATTTCTCTGACCGTGGGGCTTGCTTCAATGGTGCTGTCACTTGTCATCGGCTCTTTGCTCGGAGCAGCGGCCGGATTTTATCGGGGAGCCGCTGATATGATCATTATGCGCATTGCTGATATGCTCATGTCTATCCCAGGTCTGCCGCTGCTTTTGATTTTAGCTGCGGTGATGTCGGAATGGAAAGTGCCTTCTGAATACAGAATGTACTTGATTATGATGATGTTAAGTCTGATCGGGTGGCCCAGTCTGGCGCGGCTTGTGCGCGGACAGATTTTGTCGCTGAAGGAGCAGCCGTTTATGATGGCCGCGGAAGTTCTGGGGCTTAGTGATAGACGAAAAATCCTCTATCATTTGCTTCCCAATACATTGCCGTTATTACTGGTAGCCGCGACTTTGCATGTGGCGGGAGCGATGCTGAGTGAATCGGCGCTGAGTTTTCTCGGGCTTGGCGTTGCTCCGCCGACTCCTTCCTGGGGAAACATGATGGAAGCGGCGAATAATTTTATGGATTTTACACTCCGTCCGTGGCTGTGGATTCCCCCGGGAACGGCCATTTTTTTGACCGTTGTGGCGATTCATCTGCTTGGAGACGGTTTAAGAGATGCTTTTGATCCTAAAGTAAAACGGCAGGTGAAAGTGAAATGAAAAAACCGCTTTTAGAAGTGAGGCATTTGGAAACGGCTTTTTATACAGAGGAAGGCACAGTAAAGGCCGTGGATGATGTCAGCTTTACGATTCATGAGGAGGAAACGGTTTGTATTGTAGGGGAATCCGGCTGCGGGAAAAGCATGGCGTCATTGTCCATTATGCAGCTTATTCCCGAGACGGGGAGAATCGAACGGGGAGCGGTGCATTTTTCCGGAAGAAACCTGTTGGAGCTGAAACCAAAAGAAATGCAGAAAATCCGCGGCTGCGAAATCGGTATGATTTTTCAGGAGCCGATGACCTCTTTGAATCCGGTGTTTACGATCGGTGAGCAGCTGACTGAACCTATACGCGAACATTTATTGCTGAGTAAGAAAGAGGCGTGGCGGAAGGCAGTCGAACTGATCACGTTAGTCGAAATCCCTCATGCTGAGCAGGTCATGCACCGATATCCCCATGAGCTGAGCGGCGGTATGCTGCAGCGCATTATGACGGCTGTCGCGCTCAGCTGCGATCCGAAACTGATCATTGCAGATGAGCCGACGACGGCGCTTGACGTAACCATTCAGGCGCAGATATTGGATTTATTGCGGGATGTGAAAAAGCAATTTCACACGTCTATTTTATTCATTACCCATGACCTTGGCGTGGTTGCCGAAATGGCTGATTATGTGATTGTCATGTATGCGGGAAAAATTGTGGAGGAAGGACCGGTTGCGGAGATGTTTTCCGATCCGAAGCATCCGTATACGAAAGGGCTGCTCGCGGCAAAACCGGTCATCGGTCAACGAAGGGAGACGCTGTACACCATCCCGGGGCAGGTCCCTGAGCTTGCGGATCTGTCCGGATCATCTTGTTATTTTGCGGAGCGATGTGAACACAGCACGGAAATATGCCGGAGATCGAGCCCGCATTTTACTGAATTTGGGAAAGGACATCAGGCGGCGTGCTGGCTTTACAGAGAGGAGAAAGCAGATGAGTGATGTGTTGCTGGAGGTCAAGGGACTGAAAAAATATTATGAGGAACAAGGGGGAATGAGAAAGACTCATAAAAAACCCGTAAAAGCGGTCGACGGCGTCAGTTTTACGATAGGAAAGGGAGAAGTG is a window encoding:
- the opp4C gene encoding oligopeptide ABC transporter permease, translated to MKIQKGTPPSLWKQTYRRLLHHKLTVISLLFLCFMFLLCFIGPSFSPYITDRTDISNANQHPGIHHWLGTDQYGRDVLTRLMLAGQISLTVGLASMVLSLVIGSLLGAAAGFYRGAADMIIMRIADMLMSIPGLPLLLILAAVMSEWKVPSEYRMYLIMMMLSLIGWPSLARLVRGQILSLKEQPFMMAAEVLGLSDRRKILYHLLPNTLPLLLVAATLHVAGAMLSESALSFLGLGVAPPTPSWGNMMEAANNFMDFTLRPWLWIPPGTAIFLTVVAIHLLGDGLRDAFDPKVKRQVKVK
- a CDS encoding ABC transporter ATP-binding protein, translated to MKKPLLEVRHLETAFYTEEGTVKAVDDVSFTIHEEETVCIVGESGCGKSMASLSIMQLIPETGRIERGAVHFSGRNLLELKPKEMQKIRGCEIGMIFQEPMTSLNPVFTIGEQLTEPIREHLLLSKKEAWRKAVELITLVEIPHAEQVMHRYPHELSGGMLQRIMTAVALSCDPKLIIADEPTTALDVTIQAQILDLLRDVKKQFHTSILFITHDLGVVAEMADYVIVMYAGKIVEEGPVAEMFSDPKHPYTKGLLAAKPVIGQRRETLYTIPGQVPELADLSGSSCYFAERCEHSTEICRRSSPHFTEFGKGHQAACWLYREEKADE